In Providencia sneebia DSM 19967, one DNA window encodes the following:
- a CDS encoding multidrug effflux MFS transporter codes for MFKFLILLLLIVLLSPLAIDLYLPTIPAIAVALDTEQPIVQSTISLFILIFGVGQLISGPLVDRYGRKPIAITGIAIYIIGSIVAALANSIELFIASRILQGIAVCCTGVVAFSGVRDRMNGTEAAKAFGFLNGTLNIVPALAPLLGGLLAEAWGWRAPFWFLALYAVLLLILVVAFLPETRPESLKHIKKIQFNHYLHILRNKNFLVFALVNAGSMGMVLTYVSFAPSVLMNEYNLTPLEFSLVFGANGFWIMMASYIANHYIPKIGRPNCLKVGSLFMAVGGIGLLSASTILTSLDYDHWLVYMLPVACACTGLAFMMGTATSYALEPFEKEAGTASALVGFVQMAGGAVIGLVAINSFLPEKQVLALVMFLGCILGFIARKASLKLVAHN; via the coding sequence ATGTTCAAGTTTCTTATTTTATTACTATTAATTGTTTTACTTAGCCCATTGGCGATTGATTTGTATCTGCCAACAATACCCGCGATTGCGGTGGCATTAGATACGGAGCAACCGATTGTTCAGTCAACAATTTCGCTATTTATTTTAATTTTTGGAGTAGGGCAATTAATTTCAGGGCCATTGGTTGATCGATATGGGCGTAAACCCATTGCTATCACCGGTATAGCGATTTATATCATTGGTTCGATTGTTGCGGCACTTGCCAATTCAATTGAACTGTTTATTGCTTCTCGGATACTGCAAGGTATTGCGGTATGTTGTACTGGCGTGGTCGCGTTTAGTGGTGTTCGCGACAGAATGAACGGAACAGAAGCAGCGAAAGCCTTTGGTTTTTTAAATGGTACATTGAATATTGTGCCTGCGTTAGCGCCATTATTAGGTGGTTTACTGGCAGAAGCTTGGGGTTGGCGAGCACCTTTTTGGTTCTTGGCTTTATACGCGGTATTATTATTAATCCTTGTTGTGGCATTTTTGCCTGAAACGCGCCCTGAAAGTCTGAAACACATTAAAAAAATCCAATTTAACCATTATCTACACATATTACGGAATAAAAATTTCTTAGTTTTTGCTTTAGTGAATGCAGGTAGCATGGGAATGGTGTTGACGTATGTTTCCTTTGCTCCTAGTGTTTTAATGAATGAATATAATTTAACGCCACTGGAATTTTCGTTAGTTTTTGGTGCTAATGGTTTTTGGATTATGATGGCAAGTTATATCGCTAACCATTATATTCCCAAAATAGGCCGCCCGAACTGTTTAAAAGTAGGTAGTTTATTTATGGCCGTTGGCGGAATTGGCTTGCTGTCAGCATCAACAATACTAACCAGCTTAGACTATGACCACTGGTTAGTTTATATGCTTCCCGTAGCTTGTGCATGTACTGGACTGGCATTTATGATGGGAACCGCGACCAGCTATGCATTAGAACCATTTGAAAAAGAAGCCGGTACGGCATCAGCATTAGTTGGATTTGTTCAAATGGCAGGTGGTGCTGTGATTGGTTTAGTGGCAATTAACTCGTTTTTGCCAGAAAAACAGGTTTTGGCACTTGTCATGTTCTTAGGCTGTATTTTGGGCTTTATTGCGAGAAAAGCGAGCTTAAAGCTTGTCGCACATAATTAA
- a CDS encoding CatB-related O-acetyltransferase — MSEKHWSKTQLLHEVVQNPNIHVKGQHSYYSDCWDKGFEQSVVRYLQGDEFSRDWQLPWQVDQLYIGDYVCIGSEAVILMGGNHTHRIDWFCLYPFVEHIADAYVGKGDTIIGDGAWIGMRAFIMPGIKIGEGAVIAANSVVVKDVEPYSIVGGNPAKQINYRFAPDVIAELLSLKIYDWPEDKFKALTPYLCSSDLSQLKKALADYHQK; from the coding sequence ATGAGTGAAAAACACTGGTCAAAAACGCAATTACTGCATGAAGTTGTTCAGAATCCCAATATTCATGTGAAAGGGCAACATAGCTATTATAGTGATTGCTGGGATAAAGGTTTTGAGCAATCTGTTGTGCGCTATTTGCAAGGAGATGAATTTAGCCGTGATTGGCAACTTCCTTGGCAAGTCGACCAACTTTATATTGGCGACTATGTTTGTATTGGTAGTGAAGCCGTTATTTTAATGGGTGGAAATCATACACATAGAATTGATTGGTTCTGTTTGTATCCATTTGTTGAACATATTGCAGATGCTTATGTAGGCAAAGGCGATACCATTATTGGCGATGGCGCTTGGATCGGCATGCGCGCATTTATCATGCCTGGAATTAAAATCGGGGAAGGCGCTGTCATTGCTGCAAATAGTGTGGTTGTTAAAGATGTTGAGCCCTACAGCATTGTGGGTGGAAATCCTGCAAAACAGATCAATTATCGCTTTGCACCAGATGTGATTGCAGAACTATTATCTTTAAAAATATATGATTGGCCGGAAGATAAGTTTAAGGCATTAACGCCTTATCTATGCAGTTCTGATTTATCGCAATTGAAGAAAGCATTAGCGGATTATCATCAAAAATAA
- a CDS encoding DUF883 family protein: MGLFERAENKAQEVAGTAQQTYGEVTDSPEQQIKGTIRKCAAQGCNVLNNTADTVKNNPLTSVTIAAGIGFVFGYLISKK; the protein is encoded by the coding sequence ATGGGATTATTTGAAAGAGCTGAAAATAAAGCGCAAGAAGTGGCGGGGACAGCACAGCAAACCTATGGTGAAGTCACTGATTCACCAGAACAACAAATCAAAGGCACAATACGAAAATGTGCAGCTCAGGGTTGTAATGTTCTAAATAATACTGCCGACACAGTGAAAAACAATCCTCTCACCTCAGTAACCATTGCAGCGGGTATCGGCTTTGTCTTTGGCTACCTGATTAGCAAAAAATAA
- a CDS encoding YbaK/prolyl-tRNA synthetase associated domain-containing protein → MAHPTAGKSEEVAKIRGTQLGQGAKGLVCHVKGNGIRQHVLAILPADKQADLSKIAVAIGGTRASLASPKEVDELTHCVFGAIPPFSFHPNLKLIADPYLFTRFDELAFNAGTLEKSIILNAQDYQRIANPTLIEFIRLEE, encoded by the coding sequence ATGGCGCACCCAACGGCAGGAAAATCCGAAGAAGTCGCAAAAATCCGCGGAACTCAATTAGGTCAGGGCGCTAAAGGCCTTGTCTGCCATGTAAAAGGGAATGGCATTCGTCAACATGTTTTAGCCATTCTACCTGCGGATAAACAAGCCGATTTAAGTAAAATAGCAGTCGCTATAGGTGGTACGCGTGCTTCATTAGCAAGCCCAAAAGAGGTTGATGAGCTAACTCATTGCGTATTTGGTGCGATCCCACCATTTAGTTTCCACCCTAATTTAAAGCTTATTGCAGATCCCTATTTATTTACTCGCTTTGATGAATTGGCTTTTAATGCGGGCACACTCGAAAAATCGATTATTCTAAATGCGCAAGATTATCAACGGATTGCCAATCCAACTCTGATTGAATTTATTCGTTTAGAAGAGTAA
- the hisIE gene encoding bifunctional phosphoribosyl-AMP cyclohydrolase/phosphoribosyl-ATP diphosphatase HisIE: MLTTEQCNQLAWEKVNELMPVVIQHAISGDVLMLGYMNQEALQATLKEGRITFYSRTKQRLWTKGETSGNFLNLVDIYPDCDSDTLLALVLPVGPTCHNGTESCFAPAQSDWGFLFELETLLKSRKTADPTSSYTASLYASGTKRIAQKVGEEGVETALAATVHDREELTNEAADLVYHLLVLLQDQDLDLSKIIQKLKERHQ, translated from the coding sequence ATGTTAACAACAGAACAATGCAACCAACTCGCTTGGGAAAAAGTGAATGAACTGATGCCTGTCGTTATTCAGCATGCAATTTCGGGTGATGTACTAATGCTTGGTTATATGAATCAAGAAGCATTACAAGCTACTTTAAAAGAAGGCCGGATCACCTTTTATTCGAGAACAAAACAGCGTTTATGGACCAAAGGCGAAACATCAGGCAATTTTCTTAACTTGGTTGATATCTATCCAGATTGTGACAGCGACACCTTACTGGCATTAGTCTTACCCGTCGGCCCTACTTGCCATAATGGAACAGAAAGTTGTTTTGCCCCTGCGCAAAGTGACTGGGGATTTTTGTTCGAGCTAGAAACACTACTCAAATCGCGTAAAACAGCTGACCCCACAAGTTCTTATACCGCGAGCCTTTATGCTAGCGGTACAAAGCGTATTGCGCAAAAAGTGGGCGAAGAAGGTGTTGAAACAGCTCTTGCTGCCACTGTTCATGACAGAGAAGAACTCACGAATGAAGCCGCAGACTTGGTTTACCATTTATTAGTCTTACTACAAGACCAAGATTTGGATTTAAGTAAGATTATCCAAAAATTAAAAGAACGCCACCAATAA
- the hisF gene encoding imidazole glycerol phosphate synthase subunit HisF, translating into MLAKRIIPCLDVRDGQVVKGVQFRNHEIIGDIVPLAQRYAQEGADELVFYDITASSDGRVVDKSWVSKVAEVIDIPFCVAGGIKSVDDAAQILSFGADKISINSPALSDPTLISRLADRFGVQCIVVGIDTWFDEASGDYLVYQFTGDEKRTTQTNWKTVDWVQEVQQRGAGEIVLNMMNQDGVRQGYDLKQLKTVREICHVPLIASGGAGEKVHFLDAFSDAGVDGALAASVFHKQIINIGELKQYLAENGVQIRLC; encoded by the coding sequence ATGCTGGCAAAACGCATAATTCCCTGTTTAGACGTTCGTGATGGGCAAGTTGTTAAAGGGGTTCAGTTTCGCAACCATGAAATTATTGGTGATATTGTGCCTCTAGCTCAACGCTATGCGCAAGAAGGTGCGGATGAGCTGGTATTTTATGATATTACCGCATCTTCTGATGGCCGAGTTGTTGATAAAAGCTGGGTTTCAAAAGTTGCGGAAGTCATTGATATTCCATTTTGTGTTGCTGGTGGCATCAAAAGTGTTGACGATGCTGCACAAATTCTGTCATTTGGCGCTGATAAAATCTCCATCAACTCGCCTGCCCTGAGTGATCCAACATTAATCAGCCGCCTTGCTGATCGTTTTGGTGTGCAATGTATTGTCGTCGGTATTGATACTTGGTTTGATGAAGCATCAGGTGATTATCTTGTATATCAATTCACTGGCGATGAAAAACGCACAACACAAACAAATTGGAAAACCGTCGATTGGGTGCAAGAGGTACAGCAACGTGGTGCTGGTGAAATTGTCTTAAATATGATGAACCAAGATGGAGTACGTCAAGGTTATGACCTTAAACAACTCAAAACTGTACGCGAAATTTGCCATGTACCTTTAATTGCTTCGGGCGGTGCGGGTGAAAAAGTCCATTTTCTAGATGCTTTTTCTGATGCAGGCGTTGATGGTGCACTTGCCGCTTCAGTCTTTCATAAACAAATTATTAATATTGGTGAATTAAAACAGTATCTTGCCGAAAATGGAGTTCAAATTAGATTATGTTAA
- the hisA gene encoding 1-(5-phosphoribosyl)-5-[(5-phosphoribosylamino)methylideneamino]imidazole-4-carboxamide isomerase produces MIIPALDLIDGNVVRLHQGDYAKQTAYGDNPLPRLQQYEQEGAKLLHLVDLTGAKDPKKRQIPLLKTLLAGVSVPVQVGGGIRTEDDVKALLDAGATRVVIGSTAVKQPELVKTWFQRYGGDAIVLALDVRINPQGVKEIAISGWQENSNLSLEQAIEMYQPYGLKHVLCTDISKDGTLAGSNVNLYQEISQKYPDIEFQASGGIGSLDDIAAIPASGAAGVIVGRALLEGKFTVAEAIECWQNA; encoded by the coding sequence ATGATCATTCCTGCATTAGATTTAATTGATGGCAATGTTGTCCGATTGCATCAAGGCGATTATGCCAAGCAAACCGCTTATGGGGATAACCCACTGCCTCGCTTACAACAATATGAGCAAGAAGGCGCAAAATTACTCCACCTTGTCGATTTGACGGGCGCAAAAGATCCTAAAAAACGTCAGATTCCTTTGCTCAAAACATTACTAGCAGGTGTATCTGTTCCTGTGCAAGTCGGCGGCGGAATTCGAACAGAAGATGATGTAAAAGCATTACTTGACGCTGGTGCAACTCGTGTCGTCATTGGCTCTACCGCAGTAAAACAGCCCGAGCTAGTCAAAACTTGGTTTCAACGTTATGGTGGTGATGCCATTGTATTAGCACTCGATGTGCGAATTAACCCACAAGGTGTGAAAGAAATCGCCATTAGTGGTTGGCAAGAAAATTCGAATTTATCACTTGAACAAGCTATTGAAATGTATCAGCCTTATGGCTTAAAACATGTGTTATGTACCGATATTTCAAAGGATGGTACTTTAGCGGGTTCTAATGTGAACTTATATCAAGAGATAAGCCAAAAATATCCTGATATTGAATTTCAAGCATCTGGTGGGATTGGTTCTTTAGATGATATCGCTGCGATTCCTGCTTCTGGTGCGGCTGGTGTGATTGTTGGACGAGCGCTACTTGAAGGTAAATTTACTGTCGCGGAGGCAATTGAATGCTGGCAAAACGCATAA